The following proteins are encoded in a genomic region of Bacteroidota bacterium:
- the rfbA gene encoding glucose-1-phosphate thymidylyltransferase RfbA — MKGIILAGGSGTRLHPLTIAVSKQLMPIYDKPMIYYPLATLMQAGIRDILIISTPHDLPLFKKLLGDGSRIGCSFSYEVQTEPNGLAQAFVIGENFIGKDSVALILGDNIFYGSTMPNLLQNNNTPDGGVVFAYHVSDPERYGVVEFDDNNKALSIEEKPIAPKSNFAVPGLYFYDNDVVEIAKKLKPSNRGEYEITDINKAYLERGKLKVGILDRGTAWLDTGTISSLMQASQFVQVIEERQGLKVGCIEEVAFQRGFINANELEEIAKSLIKSGYGEYLLSLIHQTKH; from the coding sequence ATGAAGGGAATAATATTAGCAGGAGGGTCCGGAACTCGCTTACACCCTTTGACCATAGCAGTTAGCAAGCAATTAATGCCCATATACGATAAGCCTATGATTTATTATCCTTTGGCGACATTAATGCAGGCAGGAATCAGGGATATTCTTATTATTTCTACTCCTCACGACCTCCCCTTGTTTAAAAAATTATTGGGTGATGGGTCGAGAATAGGCTGTAGTTTTAGTTACGAAGTTCAGACAGAGCCCAACGGACTTGCACAGGCTTTTGTAATTGGCGAAAATTTTATTGGTAAGGATTCTGTTGCTCTTATTTTAGGCGATAATATTTTCTATGGCTCAACAATGCCAAATCTCCTGCAAAACAATAATACCCCTGATGGAGGTGTTGTTTTTGCCTATCATGTTTCTGACCCTGAAAGGTACGGAGTTGTTGAATTTGACGATAATAATAAAGCATTATCAATTGAAGAGAAACCCATTGCACCAAAATCTAATTTTGCTGTTCCGGGACTATATTTCTACGATAACGATGTTGTTGAAATAGCAAAAAAACTAAAACCGTCAAATCGCGGAGAATACGAAATTACCGACATTAATAAAGCTTACCTCGAAAGGGGCAAATTAAAAGTAGGCATCTTAGACAGAGGTACCGCATGGTTAGACACGGGAACTATTTCGTCGCTAATGCAGGCAAGTCAATTTGTTCAGGTCATCGAAGAACGGCAGGGTCTTAAAGTTGGGTGTATTGAAGAAGTGGCTTTTCAACGAGGGTTTATTAACGCCAATGAACTTGAAGAAATCGCAAAATCATTAATTAAAAGTGGTTATGGCGAATACTTATTATCGCTGATACATCAGACTAAACATTAA